The following coding sequences are from one Aethina tumida isolate Nest 87 chromosome 2, icAetTumi1.1, whole genome shotgun sequence window:
- the LOC109596771 gene encoding nucleoprotein TPR isoform X4, with translation MELEGVLAAAVTAEEWQMIPAEVGKKIASFVNEECEKFITAKALFETNRFNFEQQIKDLQDQYANTTAENERYLQKNLVMEKSLTELQNQISMLTKDNSLLQTKCNKLDTETADYKNQRNEAIDERDRLISLLQTRDTELERLRTEMASLNKQLDSAVKAKCEALAEAQAVDSMKLTLEYREKRMEHEKAMLREQLKSVTDELNVRTNELLNMRRDNTTRCVQLEAKVTEYSQEMMNLKAQVKSFTDINKNLVAKHEELSKKLLTQRELESKMNDSYLQELDAKTKMANLYQSMCEESQQHAEELKSALAEVQELLKTASEKYGELETKHKETTLAHEEIIAKKNDCISMLKKELETANDLIENVKVDQIQRDLEEMSPTAAAASRYLKSGMTITEIYSQYVAVSEKFAAKEEECHRLNNFIAGIIKEIDEKGPLVNKLKNDYSNLLDANDELKTNNELMLNELQQLRDANAELRRLQGVTSRENSRLKKEVADLSRQVCHLLQEVENSRVGSSSTSTDMDLSDSVSSADIIAKKLVTFNDISELQSQNQKLLACIRELTERQEEAEAIDPIDIANLKTKLDNLRESQNELLEERDRQNKLLATLRSQRDMFQNLYNQAIKASGEEVPTQLERSFYPENKEPNKTQTDAETQSDGKVKELENQVDSLNKQIEILNKESETYRNEKHANEKMLLEQIETLSKEVRDLTKINCKLTSQAEINDEKFKIMQNNTEVFKKQIAALENQNRHYSESLVKHETTIIYIKDEIIAAQTRASQAEVRAANLEKENALLHEVEKRLSKENEIIKRQLHQQNVMQSNIELIKATLERNDAEEKIRAESRLDEAHRECSALRRRLQEEQDRFRELSEHLERQVKTAEERMLEEKRQADKLRDDLAASREDLIKQAAKIEDLTSKIKLTAYELPATSEEGRKIRELEEMNSECRIEIESLKSKLKTAKEASDQYYNVAQASEELCKNEREMNEKLKSELKIQEIKIKELEEKCQELQGELSIQMDDQDIANAGIKSKSNKLEEELNTTAMDLNTAREQLEIVRSENKALTEQLKATENKYAREVTLHSVDLQSLTSMKEELEKVLGESKELMSTKQQALDALKENKESWEKQEAMFKKEYEQISNRLKDAESQNSLLLDQIETLNTQMSILQTHIGSGDQGNTSIGDVSFNRSYTEDEAKSSEQLLKIIKYLRQEKDIAISRADIVDAEHQRLKTQFELLTKQYDDMKRLVETERQETEISMVSSIKHAEILRKLETLNAITDSNRALRHERDQLITQLEDLKVRISKLETDSSPLEEKCKELQTKADQMQNENIALRTEATRWRQRANMLIEKTNRTSPEDWKKLQNERENLAKQLTIERSTTTKLNEENNCLRHDKQKLEEQLKNLRGQNNNQSEEIAKLKEEMSALQSQIQQISDNLTQCNENNRKITEENSALTEETANKDAAINDLKNNLTQIRKIAKKYKIQSEDQLKEIEQLKGEKAALETNINDGAEKRDQLLEEQRSGLEQRLVSMEEEHKDNVEQLTQELRSVREEIENIRKENESLKQLGIEKEERFKTLFKNAKERIVQLTEQNSNLKDAINRDKPESDSAGEGSSKYSELVEKLSKLQREKDDIIQEKQREKEKHVMELESLNQRIGQLQRQQGSLQGSKPTTSSTTSEKSMVEPPTANIKPMAGHSTNTQTQSVPIPPWRSGGEPPLASIRPMSAQFRTVAVLPTSQSPSAVMVPPQQQVHTTGSSNIEAALSSSPTSSHTDYAPATSSASSASSHCAGSGGGPRQLAVPPTQSSQEAEAVDDDGGVQTAGPATSASPSSQCSAQQQAVALVLPRVEPPAAAGSGQAEQGGQSSSGGSPGASGGGSSNAVTTTQAGLKRQRDADPDGSQSDDQSKQQQSKRTRIQQTGTVSDSGLDVEYQVPTSSQRDHDDDNVIVVESDEDGGADEGEGAEDDQDDPDTEGYEMEGMEQDNYEEADCQDVEEDEEGGNEVEVIEDSSEVPNQSEGQNQEEEMGEQAQSEAISSGTDGTGRSVPSTPLQSSPQESVPGVDEAAGSNNSSHSDVSKGENCSKSLGK, from the exons ATGGAGCTCGAGGGCGTTCTTGCTGCCGCCGTTACAGCAGAAGAATGGCAAATGATACCCGCCGAGGTTGGCAAAAAAATTGCCTCCTTTGTTAACGAAGAATGTGAAAAGTTCATAACAGCAAAAGCGCTCTTTGAAACTAACAGATTTAATTTTG aacaacaaataaaagatCTGCAAGATCAATATGCAAACACAACGGCTGAAAATGAGAGATACCTTCAGAAAAACCTTGTTATGGAGAAATCACTTACCGAACTTCAGAACCAAATCAGCATGTTGACCAAAGATAATTCTCTTCTACAAACAAAATGCAACAAACTTGACACGGAAACTGCAGATTACAAAAATCAGCGAAACGAGGCCATTGATGAGCGCGATCGACTCATTTCATTGCTTCAGACACGGGACACTGAATTGGAAAGACTTAGAACTGAAATGGCTTCTTTAAACAAGCAGCTGGATTCCGCCGTTAAGGCTAAATGCGAAGCTTTAGCTGAAGCCCAAGCTGTTGACTCAATGAAGCTTACCTTGGAGTATCGCGAAAAAAGGATGGAACATGAGAAGGCCATGCTTCGGGAACAACTTAAGAGTGTAACAGATGAGCTCAATGTGCGGACAAATGAATTACTCAACATGAGGCGAGACAACACAACAAGATGCGTTCAGTTGGAGGCAAAGGTGACCGAGTATTCGCAAGAAATGATGAATTTAAAAGCTCAAGTTAAATCATTTACCGACATCAATAAGAATTTAGTCGCCAAGCATGAGGAACTctccaaaaaattattgaccCAACGTGAACTGGAAAGTAAGATGAATGACTCATATCTTCAGGAACTTGACGCAAAAACTAAAATGGCCAATCTGTACCAGTCGATGTGTGAGGAAAGTCAACAACATGCTGAGGAGTTGAAGAGTGCATTGGCAgag gTGCAAGAATTACTAAAAACTGCCAGTGAAAAATATGGAGAATTGGAAACTAAACATAAGGAGACTACATTAGCCCATGAAGAAATAATTGCCAAGAAGAATGATTGCATCAGTATGCTGAAAAAAGAATTGGAGACTGCAAATGATTtgattgaaaatgtaaaagttgATCAAATACAAAGAGATCTTGAAg AAATGTCACCAACTGCAGCTGCTGCATCAAGATATTTGAAGTCCGGTATGACAATAACCGAAATATATTCTCAGTATGTCGCAGTTTCCGAAAAATTCGCAGCTAAGGAGGAGGAATGTCACAGACTAAACAATTTCATAGCTGGAATAATAAAGGAAATTGATGAGAAAGGTCCATTGgtcaataaacttaaaaacgaCTACAGTAATTTACTTGACGCTAATGATGAACTGAAGACAAACAACGAGCTCATGTTAAATGAATTGCAACAACTGAGAGATGCGAATGCGGAACTTCGAAGACTTCAAGGAGTAACTTCCCGCGAAAATTCAAGATTAAAGAAAGAGGTCGCTGATTTAAGCAGACAAGTCTGTCATCTTTTACAAGAAGTTGAAAATTCAAGGGTCGGATCATCTTCAACATCAACCGATATGGATCTGAGCGACAGCGTTAGTTCTGCTGATATTATAGCGAAGAAATTGGTCACCTTCAACGATATATCCGAGCTGCAAAGTCAAAACCAAAAATTACTGGCTTGTATTAGAGAATTAACAGAACGCCAGGAGGAAGCGGAGGCGATTGATCCAATTGATatagcaaatttaaaaacaaaattggacAATTTACGTGAATCACAAAACGAGTTACTTGAAGAACGCGACAggcaaaataaattgttggctACACTCCGCAGCCAAAGGGACATGTTCCAGAATTTGTACAATCAAGCCATCAAAGCCTCTGGTGAGGAGGTTCCCACACAATTGGAAAGAAGTTTCTATCCAGAGAACAAAGAACCTAATAAAACCCAAACTGACGCTGAGACACAATCAGATGGGAAAGTGAAGGAATTGGAGAACCAGGTTGATTCACTTAACAAACAAATTGAGATTCTCAATAAGGAGAGTGAAACTTACAGAAATGAGAAACATGCTAATGAGAAAATGCTTTTAGAACAAATAGAGACCTTATCAAAGGAAGTGAGAGATCTGACAAAAATAAACTGCAAATTGACATCGCAAGCGGAGATCAACGAcgagaaattcaaaattatgcaGAATAACACTGAAGTATTTAAGAAGCAAATTGCTGCTTTAGAAAATCAAAACAGACACTACAGTGAATCACTAGTTAAACACGAAACCACGATCATATACATAAAAGACGAGATTATAGCAGCACAGACCAGAGCTTCTCAAGCAGAAGTTAGAGCTGCTAACCTTGAAAAAGAAAACGCATTACTGCACGAAGTTGAAAAGCGTTTGAgcaaagaaaatgaaattattaaacgaCAACTTCATCAACAAAACGTGATGCAGAGtaatatagaattaattaaagctaCATTAGAAAGAAACGATGCTGAGGAAAAAATACGCGCGGAGTCTAGGTTAGACGAAGCCCATAGAGAATGCAGTGCGCTCCGCAGGAGGCTTCAAGAGGAACAAGACAGATTCAGGGAATTGTCCGAACATCTGGAGAGGCAAGTCAAAACCGCCGAAGAACGCATGTTAGAAGAAAAACGTCAAGCTGACAAACTAAGAGACGATCTAGCAGCCTCGAGGGAAGATCTCATCAAACAAGCGGCCAAAATTGAAGACTTGAcatcgaaaattaaattaactgcgTACGAATTGCCCGCAACAAGCGAGGAAGGTCGTAAAATACGTGAATTAGAGGAGATGAACAGTGAATGTAGGATTGAGATCGAGTCTTTGAAAAGTAAACTTAAAACGGCCAAGGAGGCTTCAGatcaatattataatgttGCTCAGGCGTCGGAAGAGTTGTGTAAGAATGAAAGAGAGATGAATGAGAAGCTCAAGTCCGAGTTGAAAATTCaagagattaaaattaaagagctTGAGGAAAAATGTCAAGAACTTCAAGGTGAACTGTCAATTCAAATGGACGATCAGGATATTGCTAATGCAGGCATTAAATCTAAGTctaataaattagaagaagAACTGAATACCACGGCAATGGATTTAAATACTGCCAGAGAACAGCTGGAGATTGTTAGATCTGAAAACAAAGCACTCACTGAGCAACTGAAGGccactgaaaataaatatgctaGAGAAGTAACTTTACATTCGGTAGATTTACAATCTTTGACTTCTATGAAGGAAGAACTGGAGAAGGTTTTGGGAGAATCCAAAGAGTTAATGTCTACTAAACAACAAGCTCTGGACGCACTCAAGGAGAATAAAGAAAGCTGGGAAAAGCAGGAAGCCatgtttaaaaaagaatatgaaCAAATATCAAATCGTTTGAAAGATGCCGAATCTCAAAATAGCTTGCTCTTggatcaaattgagacattaAATACGCAAATGTCCATTTTACAAACGCATATAGGCAGCGGAGATCAAGGAAACACTTCGATTGGAGATGTTTCATTTAATCGCTCCTACACCGAGGATGAAGCGAAGTCTTCGGAACAATTGttgaagataataaaatacttaagacAAGAGAAAGATATTGCGATCAGCAGAGCGGATATTGTGGACGCAGAGCATCAACGTCTTAAGACCCAGTTTGAGTTACTCACTAAACAATATGATGACATGAAGCGACTTGTTGAAACTGAACGCCAGGAAACTGAAATTTCAATGGTTTCCAGCATTAAACATGCCGAAATATTACGGAAATTGGAAACGCTTAACGCCATTACGGACAGCAACAGAGCATTGAGGCACGAAAGAGACCAATTGATTACTCAATTGGAAGATCTGAAAGTTAGAATTAGTAAATTGGAAACCGATTCATCGCCTCTCGAAGAAAAGTGCAAGGAATTGCAAACCAAAGCTGATCAAATgcagaatgaaaatattgcACTACGTACGGAAGCCACCAGGTGGAGACAACGTGCTAATATGTTGATTGAAAAGACGAATAGAACGAGTCCGGAAGATTGGAAAAAACTACAGAACGAGCGTGAAAATCTTGCCAAACAACTGACCATTGAACGTTCGACTACTACCAAACTGAATGAGGAAAACAACTGTTTGCGACatgataaacaaaaattagaagAGCAACTTAAGAATTTGAGAGGACAAAATAATAACCAATCTGAAGAGATTGCTAaactaaaagaagaaatgtcAGCGTTACAATCtcaaattcaacaaatttctGATAATTTGACCCAgtgtaatgaaaataataggAAGATTACAGAAGAAAACTCCGCCTTAACTGAAGAGACTGCCAATAAGGATGCGGCTATTAACGATTTGAAGAACAACTTAACTCAAATTAGGAAGATTGCcaagaaatacaaaatacaatcaGAAGACCAACTAAAAGAAATTGAACAGTTAAAGGGTGAAAAAGCAGCTTTAGAAACTAACATAAATGATGGGGCAGAAAAACGGGATCAACTTTTGGAAGAGCAACGATCTGGCCTTGAACAACGTCTTGTAAGCATGGAAGAGGAGCATAAAGATAACGTAGAACAGTTAACTCAGGAATTACGTTCCGTTCGGGAGGAAATCGAAAATATCAGAAAGGAAAATGAAAGCTTGAAACAACTGGGAATCGAAAAAGAGGAAAGGTTTAAAACACTGTTCAAAAATGCAAAAGAACGGATTGTTCAATTGACTGAACAAAACAGCAATCTTAAGGATGCGATCAACAGAGACAAACCTGAAAGTGATAGCGCTGGAGAGGGTTCAAGTAAATACAGCGAATTAGTcgaaaaattatctaaattacaGAGAGAAAAAGACGATATTATTCAAGAAAAGCAGCGCGAAAAGGAGAAGCACGTTATGGAATTGGAATCGTTGAATCAACGTATCGGACAGCTGCAGAGGCAACAGGGATCTTTGCAGGGTTCCAAACCGACCACCAGTTCGACCACTTCTGAGAAATCAATGGTTGAACCTCCAACTGCCAACATAAAACCCATGGCTG GACACTCTACTAATACTCAAACTCAGTCTGTACCTATTCCGCCTTGGCGAAGCGGGGGCGAACCACCTCTCGCCAGCATACGCCCAATGTCCGCTCAGTTTAGAACGGTGGCAGTCTTGCCTACAAGCCAGAGCCCCAGTGCTGTGATGGTCCCACCCCAGCAGCag GTGCACACGACGGGGTCGAGCAACATTGAGGCGGCTCTATCGAGCAGCCCGACTAGTTCGCACACCGATTACGCACCCGCCACAAGTTCCGCGTCGTCGGCCTCGTCGCATTGCGCAGGGAGCGGTGGCGGCCCGCGGCAGTTGGCCGTGCCGCCCACCCAGTCGTCGCAAGAAGCCGAAGCGGTCGATGACGACGGGGGCGTACAAACGGCCGGACCGGCGACCAGTGCCAGCCCCTCTTCCCAATGTAGTGCGCAGCAGCAGGCCGTCGCCCTCGTGCTTCCGCGTGTCGAACCACCAGCCGCTGCCGGCAGTGGTCAGGCGGAGCAAGGGGGCCAGTCGTCCAGCGGCGGTTCGCCGGGTGCGTCGGGCGGTGGTAGTTCGAATGCCGTTACTACCACGCAGGCGGGTCTCAAGAGGCAACGCGATGCGGACCCCGACGGATCTCAGTCTGACGATCAGTCTAAACAACAGCAGAGCAAAAGGACTAGGATACAG caAACTGGCACGGTTAGTGATAGCGGCTTAGACGTGGAATATCAAGTTCCCACAAGTAGCCAGAGAGACCACGACGACGACAACGTGATTGTGGTCGAAAGTGATGAAGATGGTGGCGCTGATGAAGGCGAGGGTGCTGAAGATGATCAAGATGACCCGGACACAGAGGGTTATGAAATGGAAGGCATG GAACAAGACAACTATGAAGAAGCAGATTGTCAAGATGTTGAGGAAGATGAAGAAGGCGGTAATGAGGTGGAAGTAATCGAGGACTCTAGTGAAGTACCAAATCAAAGTGAAGGTCAAAACCAAGAGGAAGAGATGGGAGAACAAGCACAGTCGGAAGCTATTAGCAGTGGCACAGATG GTACCGGCAGGAGCGTGCCCAGTACTCCGTTACAATCGTCGCCACAGGAATCTGTACCGGGAGTCGACGAGGCTGCCGGCTCAAATAATTCGTCTCATTCTGATG TCTCGAAGGGCGAGAACTGCAGCAAGTCACTTGGTAAATAG